From a single Argopecten irradians isolate NY unplaced genomic scaffold, Ai_NY scaffold_1148, whole genome shotgun sequence genomic region:
- the LOC138313990 gene encoding fibrinogen-binding protein-like → MGIVEIISDQNAWSIEDGDDGDVEIISDQDAWSIEDGDVEIISDQNAWSIEGWDGDVEIINDQNAWSIEDGDDGDVEIISDQDAWSIEDGDVEIIRDQDTWSIEDGDVEIIRDQDTWSIEDGDVEIIRDQDTWSIEDGDVEIISDQDAWSIEDGD, encoded by the exons atggggattgTAGAGATCATTAGTGAtcagaacgcctggagtatcgaggatggggat gatggggatgtagagatcattagtgatcaggacgcctggagtatcgaggatggggatgtagagatcattaGTGATCAGAatgcctggagtatcgagggatGGGATGgtgatgtagagatcataaatgatcagaacgcctggagtatcgaggatggggat gatggggatgtagagatcataagtgatcaggacgcctggagtatcgaggatggggatgtagagatcatacgTGATCAGgacacctggagtatcgaggacggggatgtagagatcatacgTGATCAGgacacctggagtatcgaggatggggatgtagagatcatacgTGATCAGgacacctggagtatcgaggatggggatgtagagatcataagtgatcaggacgcctggagtatcgaggatggggat